The genomic region GAGATTCCAAAATTTCTTTTTTGGTTGTAGAATTTGATCCAGCTACATTGACAAGTAAGGTAGAGATAACATGAGGAAGATGAGAAAGGTATGCCAATGTTTCATCATGTGATTTGGAGTCCATTTCCAAAGTCCAGGAACCTATTTTTTCCCAAAATGAACGAACCCATTCCAAACTGGTATTTGATGCAGATTTAGGTGAAGTTAAAATACAAAGTTTATCAACATATAAATCTTCGATGGCTGCTTCTGGGCCAACCTGCTCAGACCCGCACATAGGATGGGTAGAAATATAATTATGAGCCAAGTCTCCAAAATAGGATTCCACTGCAGATACAATTGTTTCTTTAGTAGATCCTAAATCGATATAGATTGTATCTCCCGATTTTGGAAGAGTTGGAATGATTTTCAAAATAGATTCAACAGGTGTACTAAAAACCACCAAATCATAGTTAGACCAATTAGGTGTAAGAAATTCATTCTGCAAAAAAACAAAATTCGCAAGTTGTTTGTTCAAAATCGTGGATTTACTTTTTTCAGAACGAACCACCGCTGAAATTTCTGTACTTGGAAATTTCTGACGAATCGAGAGTGCAAGGGATCCGCCCATAAGACCCATTCCATAAATCAAAACTCTGGATAGATTCATGTAGGAAAAGATCCGGCAGTTGGGTAGGAACCTAAAAGTTTAAACAAAGTACATTGTGACTTTACTTTTTCTAAAAGCTCCGCAATTTTTGGCTCTTCTTTGTGACCAATAAAATCAACGAAAAAATGATATTCCCATAAGTTTCGTTTTAACGGTCTTGATTCAATTTTTGTTAAGTTGACCGAAGCATCATTAAAAGTTTTTAAAATAGCAAACAAAGAACCCGTTTGGTTCGGAATAGAAAATACTATGGATGTTTTATCTTCTTTCGTTTTTGGTGATTCTGTTTTTCCAATGACCAAAAACCTGGTTGTATTTCCCGAATAATCTTCAATCCCTTCAGCAATTACATTTAAATGATAAATTTCACCAGCAATTTTGGATGCAATCGCAAGGCCGTCTTTTCTCTCAGAAACTAATTTTGCCGCCATAGCTGTGGAGGATGTATCCACAACCTCCACACTTGGAAGGTTAGCAGAAATCCAATTGCGGCATTGTTCGTTTCCAATTCGAATTCCATAGATTTTTTTCACAAGAGAAAGGTCTGTTTCAAATCCGAGTAGAGAAAAAGAAATTCTTTGGTATAACTCAGAATAAACGAAAAGATCTGTTTCTAAAAACATATCCAAGGTGGAACTGACTTGGCCTTCTGTGGAATTTTCTACAGGAACCACTCCGTAATCCAACTTTCCTTCCTCTACCATCCGAAACACATCAGGGATCGAAGTTTGCGGAACCGCTTCAATGGATGTTCCAAATTTGGCACGTAAAGCAGAATGAGAAAAACTTCCTTCTGGGCCTAAAAAACCAATCTTTAACGGGTGTTCCAAGGCAATGGTTCCTGACATCATCTCCCTGTAGATAGCACGAATCACGGAAGCGGGAAGTGGACCACCGGATAGTTTCGTTACTTTTTCATATACATCTTTTTCACGATCCGGGCGGTAAATGGGCCCACCAGATTCTTTTTTGACACGGCCAATCTCTTGTGCAAAACCAGCACGTTTTTGAATGAGAGCTATGATTTCAGTGTCTAATGAATCGATACCAGCACGGAGTTTTTTTAGTTCTTCTTCTGCACTGCTCATTTAAGACCCTTCTTGTAATTCTTCCGGTAGTGTGCTTGTATCAAAATCAGGATTCATTTCTGTTTCATCAGTCACAATGATAGACTCTGGTGTGAATTCTTCAAATTTGAGTTCTTTCACTTCCACAGGTGTAGGAAGATCGGTGAGTTTGCTAAGACCAAAGTGTAACAAAAATTCGTTGGTAGTTCCGTACAAAGTGGGTCGACCAGGAACTTCCTTTTGTCCTACAGCTTTCACTAGTTTTTTAGACATAAGACTTGCTACCATAGCGCGAGAAGACACACCGCGGATTTCATCCAGTTCTGTCAGTGTAATTGGTTGTTTGTAAGCAATGATGGCAAGAGTATCCAAAGTCCCGCGAGAGAGAGTTTCTCTTTTTTTATCTTTAAAGATATGAGCTAATATTTCGCTATATTTTTGGTTGGTGATAAACTGGTAACCACCGGCGATTTCTCTCAGTAAAAAACCGCCTTCTTTTTCTTGGTAGTCTAAGATTAGTTCGTCGAGGAGTTCCCGGGCTTTTGTTTTTTCGATCCCGCAAGATTTGGCAAGTGCAGACAATTTGATTGGATCTGAAGATAAAAAAAGAAGTGCCTCAAGAAGGCCCTTAGTATAAGTTCTTTCTTCCAAATGAATCTAAACCTTGACTATTTTGATTTCACCGAAAACTGCATGTTGGAGGACTTTGCAAACTCGGATTTTAACAACTTCTAATACGGCAAGGAAGGCAGCGACGATTTCTTTTTTTTCCGGTTTTTCTGTTTCGAACAAATCCATAAAGTGGATTTCCCCGGTTTTTTCTAAAAGGCCCTGTAAATAGGCCATTTTGTCCTCTACGGAGTATTGGCTGACACCTTCGTAGATTGGGACGAGATCCTCAATTTCATTAGAACTCTCTTGCTCCAAAATCGAATTGAATGCAGAGATCAAATCCACAAGGCTTACATCCAACCAAACTTCCGTTTCATCCAAAACCTGATTGGTTTCCCGGGTAAACATACCTGCGGTGAGCCTGTCCAGTTCTGCCAAACGTTGTCCGGCCATTTGAAACTTTTTGTGTTCGAGTAATTTATCGACGAGTTCTTTGGGAAGGGGAGGATCATAATCCTCTTCCTCAAAACCAGGATCTGGCAATAAGGCTTTGGATTTTAGATACACCAAATGAGATGCCATCACAGCAAACTCAGATGTAAGTTCAATCGATAAGGACTGACTGGTTCTCAAAAATTGAATGAAATCGGATGTGATACGCGAAAGGGAGACTTCAAAAATATCAACCTTATAACTATCAATCAGAGACCATAAAACCGTTAAAGGTCCTTCTGTCAGTCCTCCGTCCTGGTTTTGCCACCGGACGATAAACTCCGGGGTTTGGGACACGATTTATAAACCTAGTGCTTTTGCTGCAGCTTGTTGCAATCTTTCTGGAGGGAAAGGTTTTACAACAAAATCCTTTACACCCATTTTAATTGCTTTTGCCAGTAAATCTTCCTGACCCAGAGCTGTTACCATAATGATCTTAGCGGAAGCATCAAATTTAATGATTTCCTTTGTTGCTTCGATTCCGTCTTTTTCACGCATGGTAATGTCCATAGTGACTAAGTCCGGTTTGAGGTTTTTGTATTGTTCTACCGCAATATTACCGTTCTCAGCTTCACCTACGATCTCGTGTCCCGCACCAACTAACGCATCTTTTACGAGCGTTCTCATGAATTTTGCATCATCTACAACCAAAATTCTTGCCATGTTAATTCCCTCTCGACTTTAATAATTCAATCATCTTTGGTACCAATTCATCCACTGGGAGAACAAAATCAATTCCTCCCAGTTCAACTGCAACACGGTTCATTCCGTATACGACAGATGTTGCTTCATTCTGCGCCAGAGTAATACCACCTTTGGCGTGAATGTTGGTGATGGCCTGTGATCCATCTTTCCCCATTCCAGTCATAATCATGGATAGAAGATGGTCCCCACCATAAGCCTCCACCAAACTATCAAACAATACTTCAATCGAAGGCCTATGCCCATTGACCTGGCCCGTGTGGTTCAGCTCAATGTAATGGTCCTTTCCTTTTGTGACCACCGTCATCTGGTAATCACCTGGTGCAATGTAAGCGGTTCCAGACTGAACTAAGTCACCCTGTTCTGCTTCTTTCACTTGTATCTTCGACAAGGAATTCAATCTATCTGCAAATGCCTTCGTAAACCCAGCTGGCATATGTTGCACCACAAAGATTGGTTTTGCAAAGTCTTCCGGAATCCCAGCAAAGACTGTCTGCAATGCTTTTGGTCCTCCCGTGGAGGTCCCAATTCCGATAGCGTCTACTTTGATCGGTTTTTGAAAACTTTTATTTAATTGGCGTTCGGTTCTCTCAGGCCTTAGGAGAACTTCGATGCTCGGCTGCTTTGAATCAGAAAACCCTTTGATTTTTGCGGATAAAACCGCAGCTATGTCTTCCGGGGAGAACTGATTTCCACTGGACGGCTTGGGGATAAAATCTACGGCTCCGAGTTCCAATGCCTTAAATGTGGCATCAGCCCCATGTTGTGTTAACACCGAAAGCATGATCACATGACTTGGTAGTTTTAATTTTTTTATTTCTGCCAAAGCCGTAAGGCCATCCATGATGGGCATTTCGATGTCCAATACAATAAAATCAGGTTTCAGCTTCCCTGCCAAATCAATGCAGTCCATGCCGGTTTTGCCGGTGGCAATGACCTGCACTTCATCCTTCTTTGTGAGAGCATCACTTAGGATATTCCTCACGAGGAGTGAGTCGTCAATAATGGCAACGGTTGGCTTTTTATTCATGATTTATGAATCAAATCTACCAGCTCATCAAAATCTGGCAGGAATACCAAAACACCAATTAGGTTACTACCTTGGTGATTAAATTCAGTATGCATGGACAAAAATTTTGTTCTTTCCGGTTTTACAATGTCGATCACATCCATAAAACTTCCAGTGATCATCTCTGGAACTGAAGGTAAAATTTCCTTTTTCAGTTTATTCGAAAGAGAGTTCATCACGCTAGAACAAACGATATTGGAGATTTCAGATAAAACAGAAACCATATCCTCTGATAGTTTATGAAGGCTACCTTCTGCATACTTTGCATCTTCTGACCCAAGTAACTCTTTTGCAATTTCGGATCCATTTTCTTCTGAAAACATCATAAGAAGGTTTCCGTTTAGGTCTCCCGTCATACGAATTTTCATTCCAAAAAATTGGTCCATCGAATATCGGAATTCTTTCGCCAATCCTTCTCTATCGGTAAGTTTGATTTCTGGAATAAAAAGTTCCACCTCTTTACCAACTAACTGAGACAAAACGACACCGGCATTCATCATACCCGTATTTACAATATTCTCCAGTTTTTTGATATCTTTGGAAGACATGATCTCGTTAATAGCTTCCGAATTTAAGGCAGCAACCTGATTCAATCTTTCTTCTTTTTGTTCCACAAAACCTTTAATGATTTCTGCGGCTTGTTCCCTTTCTGTTAACTTAACATTCTCAATTTTTGCAACATCAGCCAAACGGTGGATTTCATCTGTTTTGTGATCAATCACAAGTGTAGCTGTTGCCGATTTAGTAGATTCGCCAGAATCCCCGTTCACTTCTGTTTCTGTTTTGATCACTTCGGTAGTGATTTTCAGATTGGTAGCCGGTTCTTCTGCAAACACCTCTTCTTTTGGAACAATGACGTGTTTTTCTATTTTATGTTTATCTTTTTTAACTCGTGATTTGTCCTTGGCGCGTAACTCAATCAACTTCGCATTATAGCGATTTGTTGGATGGTTTGATTTAAACATAAATTCAGAATCAGACATCTCCAAAGAACGAATGGTAGAAGCCCTCTTCATCATTTCACCAGCAACTAACTTATCAGACCAATCAATTTTATCTGCAGCAATTTCAACAAGTCCAGGAATGTCCAAAACAAGAATGATAGTTCCATCTCCCATGATGGTGGCGCCCGTTAGGCCTTGGATGTCTTTAAAGTTTTTACCAAGGGATTTGATTACGGTTTCATGTTTTCCAATCAAATCATCGACCATAAAACCAAGTTTTCTTGTTTTATAGTTCACGATGACCACAGGAACTTCCACCATATCTTGTTTGTCTGCAAGGCCAAGGATACGATTCAAACGATAGATTGGCAGAACCTCTCCACGTAAGTTGATGATCTCATGGCCTTCTAAAGTAGTGATTTGGTCCAAGTTGACCTTAATGGTTTCAGAAACTTCGGAAAGTGGGAAAGCATACACTTCTTCTTCCATAATCACAAGGATAGATGGGATGATGGCAAGTGCTTGCGGGAAAGATAAGGTAAAGGATGAACCTTTTCCTTCTTCCGAATGGATGAGGATTTTGCCCTTAAACTCTTCGATGAGTTTATTGACGACGTTCATTCCCACACCACGGCCAGAAATATCGGAGATTTTATCAGCAGTCGAAAATCCTGGCGCAAAGATAAATTGAAAGATATCGGATTCAGAAAGATTCTGTGCATCCGATTCATTTACAAGTCCACGTTCAATGGCTTTTTTAAGGATTTTATCTTTGTTCAATCCCTTTCCATCATCTCGAATTTCGACAAGGATATTGGACCCACCTTGGTAGGCATTGAGTTCCACGGTTCCTTCTTCCGGTTTTCCAGCGGAACGTCTTTCTGCAGGAGACTCAATCCCATGATCTACGGAATTACGAATGAGATGAATGAGTGGTTCTCCAATCGCATCGATTACCTTTTTATCAAGTTCAGTGTTTTCACCACGTAAAACCAAATTAACTTGTTTGCCAGTTTCCAAAGAAAGATCACGAATGAGCCTTGTGAATCGGTTGAATACAGATCCAATCGGAACCATTCTAATATTCATGATTCCAGTTTGTAAGTCTTTGGAAATCCGGTTAATTTGATCGATTTTTCCTTTGAGTTCATTGAATAATGAATCTTCTCCAAACTGAGCCACTAAATCATCATAGATCTTTTGGAATCCGGAGTTGGTAATGACTAGTTCTCCCACGTTATTCATGAGTTGGTCTAGTTTGTCAGAAGATACTTTAATGGTTCTCATCACGACTTTAGAATCTGTGACAGCTTTTTCAAAGTTAGCAGATCCCTTTACGATCTGTTTTTCATCTGAATCTGGTTGTGCGACCATAGTTTTTGTTGATGGAGCGTTAGAGGAGTCAGTCTTTTTTTCAAGTGCTTCCATTTCTGTTTCAGGTAGTATTATTTCTTCCACAGATAGTGTATCCACCATATCGATGTTACACTGAACATGTAATTCATGGCGATTCAGTTTAGTGACGGTTACAAAGGAAAGTGCAAAACTGCCCTGACCATTGTCCAATGCATCCTCAGAAGGATTACATTTAATAATAACACCAGATTGTTTTACTGATTGCAAAATCAAAAGAAGACGTAGGTTTTGCATCGGGGTTTCATCTTTTAATTTTAACTGAACAGAAAAGGCAGTTAGATCGTTATCTTCTTTTAGGGACTGACGGATTTCCGAAATTTCTTCCTCATTTAAAGCAATCGGAGAAGGAGAACCTTCTTTCGATTTCTGAGCTTCAACTGATTTTGCAGAGTTTGCGCCGGAACCAGACTTGGTTGGTGAGGCTTCATAATCTTGGAGCTTTTTAATCATGTCAGTAAAAGGCGTTTCTACCTTTACACCGTTGGCAACTCCTTCGATCACTTGTTTGATCAAATCAAAACATTCAAACAGTAAATTAACAAGTTTGACATTAATTTCTAAACTACCTTCTCTAATTTTTTGCAGAAGGTTTTCCATCGTATGGGCTAAATCAGATAAATTATAAAGTCCAACGAAGGCAGATGAACTTTTTAAAGAGTGTGCCGCACGAAAGATGTCATTGATGATTTCCGGGTTTTCATGGTCCTTTTCGAGTTTCACCAAATTGGAATTCAATTCCTCAATTTGATCCTCAGATTCTTCCAGGAAAACTTCTGTGTATTCGCCTAAAATTCCAGCCAATGTCGTATCCCTTTCTCTTTACTTTGCGGATGAAACAAAATCAACAATTTGTTCCAAATCCAAATTCAAAATCAAATGGTCTTCGTATCTAGATACTGACTCTACCATCTTACTATAGTTTAACGACAAGTCATCAGTTGTATAACTGATAAAATCTTTTTGGATTTTAACAACCTGTTTGACTTCATCAACAAGGACACCGATTCTTTTTTCATCTAACATGATGACGACGATTCTTGAAATTGGGAAAATTTCGGAATCGGCTCCATGGAATCTTTTTTTCAAATCCACAATAGGAATGATCTCTCCACGAAGGTTAATGACACCTAAAATGTAATCATCTACATTGGGAATCCGAGTGATTAAAACTGGTTTTAAAATTTCATGCACCAGTAATAAACGAATCCCGAAAAATTCTTTATCAATGGTAAAAGTAAGGAACTGTTCCAAGTCTCCCAGATCGGACTCTTGTTCCATTTTGGTTTTTTCCGCCAGGGATGTGAGTAATGTTTCTTGGTCCATATGCTACCTGGAATCGTGTCAGAATCCTTCACGGATTCAATCTAAAAACGAATGAATCTGAGTTTCCGTAATCATTTTTCCTATTTTTAAATCGTGATTCTCTGCAAGAAATGGGACGGGAAAAAGTTTAGAAAAACTAAGTCCTACTGTTTTCTTTTGTAGAGATTCTGAATTTAAAATGCGATCATAATACCCACCACCTCGTCCCAAACGGTATCCTTTTTCATTGAATCCAAGGGCAGGTACAAGAATCAAATCGGCTTCCTCTACGGAGATCTCCTCATCTCCTATTGGCTCAAAAAGTCCCAATTCATTTTTTTCAAAGGAAAACGGACGAAGGAATCGAAGTTTTTTTTCTGCATTCATCCGAGGGAAATACCATTTGGCAGAATGTCTGGCTTCGATAAATCCAGTTGGCCTCGGAAGAGGACTAGATTCAATAATGGGAAGTACATCCACTTCATACCGAAGGTCTGGTGCGTATGTGATGATTTTTGATTTGCCTTGCAAAAGTGGGTACAATCGCTTTAAGATGGCAGCTTCATGGTCTTCCCGTTCGGGAAGATTCGGAAGGTTTTTTTTTAGAATGTTCCTAGCATCTTCTTTGGAAATTGGATTCAAAAATGATCCCCAATGATCCCCTCTTCTAATAGAGAAATGATCTTCTTTGTTCGTTCTTCTAGTTCGGGATTTTCTTTTGCCTTGGCAGAGACATCTCTCATTTGAAATAATTCATCCGCTAAGTTGAGTGCACAAAGTACTGCTAATTTTGTTTTGGAAGCCGCAGGCAAAGCCTTGGATAAATCGTTTAAACGAGATTCTACGTAATCAGCCACCTCAGATATATATCCCGAGGAGGCCTCACCTACAATGGTATAAGTTTCACCAAAGATTTGTTTGGTTATTTTCTGTGACTTTGGGGCAGACTCTGCCATAAAAATTATTTAGGATCGTCTTCGATAATTAAAAAATCATCGTCGTCGTCAGCATCAAATACGCTGATCGCTTCATCATCGTCGTCAATGATGATATCATCATCTTCGTCGATTTCCACAGTAGGAACTTCTTCCTCTGATTCAACAACTAGCTCTTCTTTTTCAAAGGAAGCCGAGGCCGGAGGTTTTTCCAAAACATCTTCTGTTTGGAATTCTGATTCGTCTTCATCGAGCAAAATGATTTCGTCATCCTCATCTGTCACGAGACTTGGAATTGCCGCAGCCCCT from Leptospira meyeri harbors:
- a CDS encoding prephenate dehydrogenase, which produces MNLSRVLIYGMGLMGGSLALSIRQKFPSTEISAVVRSEKSKSTILNKQLANFVFLQNEFLTPNWSNYDLVVFSTPVESILKIIPTLPKSGDTIYIDLGSTKETIVSAVESYFGDLAHNYISTHPMCGSEQVGPEAAIEDLYVDKLCILTSPKSASNTSLEWVRSFWEKIGSWTLEMDSKSHDETLAYLSHLPHVISTLLVNVAGSNSTTKKEILESPKPITGGGFRDMSRIAGSNPDMWISIFKENQVFLCQSIDDLIQQLLEFRNLFGSNGSFDETQIRKIWELAMVNKEEIRKLK
- the pheA gene encoding prephenate dehydratase produces the protein MSSAEEELKKLRAGIDSLDTEIIALIQKRAGFAQEIGRVKKESGGPIYRPDREKDVYEKVTKLSGGPLPASVIRAIYREMMSGTIALEHPLKIGFLGPEGSFSHSALRAKFGTSIEAVPQTSIPDVFRMVEEGKLDYGVVPVENSTEGQVSSTLDMFLETDLFVYSELYQRISFSLLGFETDLSLVKKIYGIRIGNEQCRNWISANLPSVEVVDTSSTAMAAKLVSERKDGLAIASKIAGEIYHLNVIAEGIEDYSGNTTRFLVIGKTESPKTKEDKTSIVFSIPNQTGSLFAILKTFNDASVNLTKIESRPLKRNLWEYHFFVDFIGHKEEPKIAELLEKVKSQCTLFKLLGSYPTAGSFPT
- the scpB gene encoding SMC-Scp complex subunit ScpB — encoded protein: MEERTYTKGLLEALLFLSSDPIKLSALAKSCGIEKTKARELLDELILDYQEKEGGFLLREIAGGYQFITNQKYSEILAHIFKDKKRETLSRGTLDTLAIIAYKQPITLTELDEIRGVSSRAMVASLMSKKLVKAVGQKEVPGRPTLYGTTNEFLLHFGLSKLTDLPTPVEVKELKFEEFTPESIIVTDETEMNPDFDTSTLPEELQEGS
- a CDS encoding segregation and condensation protein A, which encodes MSQTPEFIVRWQNQDGGLTEGPLTVLWSLIDSYKVDIFEVSLSRITSDFIQFLRTSQSLSIELTSEFAVMASHLVYLKSKALLPDPGFEEEDYDPPLPKELVDKLLEHKKFQMAGQRLAELDRLTAGMFTRETNQVLDETEVWLDVSLVDLISAFNSILEQESSNEIEDLVPIYEGVSQYSVEDKMAYLQGLLEKTGEIHFMDLFETEKPEKKEIVAAFLAVLEVVKIRVCKVLQHAVFGEIKIVKV
- a CDS encoding response regulator, yielding MARILVVDDAKFMRTLVKDALVGAGHEIVGEAENGNIAVEQYKNLKPDLVTMDITMREKDGIEATKEIIKFDASAKIIMVTALGQEDLLAKAIKMGVKDFVVKPFPPERLQQAAAKALGL
- a CDS encoding protein-glutamate methylesterase/protein-glutamine glutaminase; this translates as MNKKPTVAIIDDSLLVRNILSDALTKKDEVQVIATGKTGMDCIDLAGKLKPDFIVLDIEMPIMDGLTALAEIKKLKLPSHVIMLSVLTQHGADATFKALELGAVDFIPKPSSGNQFSPEDIAAVLSAKIKGFSDSKQPSIEVLLRPERTERQLNKSFQKPIKVDAIGIGTSTGGPKALQTVFAGIPEDFAKPIFVVQHMPAGFTKAFADRLNSLSKIQVKEAEQGDLVQSGTAYIAPGDYQMTVVTKGKDHYIELNHTGQVNGHRPSIEVLFDSLVEAYGGDHLLSMIMTGMGKDGSQAITNIHAKGGITLAQNEATSVVYGMNRVAVELGGIDFVLPVDELVPKMIELLKSRGN
- a CDS encoding chemotaxis protein CheW, coding for MAGILGEYTEVFLEESEDQIEELNSNLVKLEKDHENPEIINDIFRAAHSLKSSSAFVGLYNLSDLAHTMENLLQKIREGSLEINVKLVNLLFECFDLIKQVIEGVANGVKVETPFTDMIKKLQDYEASPTKSGSGANSAKSVEAQKSKEGSPSPIALNEEEISEIRQSLKEDNDLTAFSVQLKLKDETPMQNLRLLLILQSVKQSGVIIKCNPSEDALDNGQGSFALSFVTVTKLNRHELHVQCNIDMVDTLSVEEIILPETEMEALEKKTDSSNAPSTKTMVAQPDSDEKQIVKGSANFEKAVTDSKVVMRTIKVSSDKLDQLMNNVGELVITNSGFQKIYDDLVAQFGEDSLFNELKGKIDQINRISKDLQTGIMNIRMVPIGSVFNRFTRLIRDLSLETGKQVNLVLRGENTELDKKVIDAIGEPLIHLIRNSVDHGIESPAERRSAGKPEEGTVELNAYQGGSNILVEIRDDGKGLNKDKILKKAIERGLVNESDAQNLSESDIFQFIFAPGFSTADKISDISGRGVGMNVVNKLIEEFKGKILIHSEEGKGSSFTLSFPQALAIIPSILVIMEEEVYAFPLSEVSETIKVNLDQITTLEGHEIINLRGEVLPIYRLNRILGLADKQDMVEVPVVIVNYKTRKLGFMVDDLIGKHETVIKSLGKNFKDIQGLTGATIMGDGTIILVLDIPGLVEIAADKIDWSDKLVAGEMMKRASTIRSLEMSDSEFMFKSNHPTNRYNAKLIELRAKDKSRVKKDKHKIEKHVIVPKEEVFAEEPATNLKITTEVIKTETEVNGDSGESTKSATATLVIDHKTDEIHRLADVAKIENVKLTEREQAAEIIKGFVEQKEERLNQVAALNSEAINEIMSSKDIKKLENIVNTGMMNAGVVLSQLVGKEVELFIPEIKLTDREGLAKEFRYSMDQFFGMKIRMTGDLNGNLLMMFSEENGSEIAKELLGSEDAKYAEGSLHKLSEDMVSVLSEISNIVCSSVMNSLSNKLKKEILPSVPEMITGSFMDVIDIVKPERTKFLSMHTEFNHQGSNLIGVLVFLPDFDELVDLIHKS
- a CDS encoding chemotaxis protein CheW; amino-acid sequence: MDQETLLTSLAEKTKMEQESDLGDLEQFLTFTIDKEFFGIRLLLVHEILKPVLITRIPNVDDYILGVINLRGEIIPIVDLKKRFHGADSEIFPISRIVVIMLDEKRIGVLVDEVKQVVKIQKDFISYTTDDLSLNYSKMVESVSRYEDHLILNLDLEQIVDFVSSAK
- a CDS encoding 5-formyltetrahydrofolate cyclo-ligase, with protein sequence MNPISKEDARNILKKNLPNLPEREDHEAAILKRLYPLLQGKSKIITYAPDLRYEVDVLPIIESSPLPRPTGFIEARHSAKWYFPRMNAEKKLRFLRPFSFEKNELGLFEPIGDEEISVEEADLILVPALGFNEKGYRLGRGGGYYDRILNSESLQKKTVGLSFSKLFPVPFLAENHDLKIGKMITETQIHSFLD
- a CDS encoding cell division protein ZapA — protein: MAESAPKSQKITKQIFGETYTIVGEASSGYISEVADYVESRLNDLSKALPAASKTKLAVLCALNLADELFQMRDVSAKAKENPELEERTKKIISLLEEGIIGDHF